One genomic window of Capricornis sumatraensis isolate serow.1 chromosome 15, serow.2, whole genome shotgun sequence includes the following:
- the NXT1 gene encoding NTF2-related export protein 1 → MASVDFKTYVDQACRAAEEFVNVYYSTMDKRRRLLSRLYMGTATLVWNGNAVSGQESLSEFFEMLPSSEFQINVVDCQPVHDEATPSQTTVLVVICGTVKFEGNKQRDFNQNFILTAQASPSNTVWKIASDCFRFQDWAC, encoded by the coding sequence ATGGCGTCCGTGGACTTCAAGACCTATGTGGACCAGGCGTGCCGCGCAGCTGAGGAGTTCGTGAATGTGTACTACAGCACCATGGACAAGCGGCGGCGGCTGCTGTCCCGCCTGTACATGGGCACAGCCACCCTGGTGTGGAACGGCAACGCTGTCTCCGGGCAAGAGTCCCTGAGTGAGTTTTTTGAGATGCTGCCTTCCAGTGAGTTCCAGATCAACGTGGTAGACTGCCAGCCTGTCCATGACGAAGCCACCCCGAGCCAGACCACGGTCCTTGTGGTGATCTGTGGGACAGTGAAGTTTGAGGGCAACAAACAGCGAGACTTCAACCAGAACTTCATCCTGACGGCCCAGGCCTCACCCAGCAACACAGTGTGGAAGATTGCCAGCGACTGCTTCCGGTTCCAGGACTGGGCCTGCTAG